The proteins below are encoded in one region of Rhinolophus sinicus isolate RSC01 linkage group LG07, ASM3656204v1, whole genome shotgun sequence:
- the PGAM1 gene encoding phosphoglycerate mutase 1, producing MAAYKLVLIRHGESAWNLENRFSGWYDADLSPAGHEEAKRGGQALRDAGYEFDICFTSVQKRAIRTLWTVLDAIDQMWLPVVRTWRLNERHYGGLTGLNKAETAAKHGEAQVKIWRRSYDIPPPPMEPDHPFYSNISKDRRYADLTEDQLPSCESLKDTIARALPFWNEEIVPQIKEGKRVLIAAHGNSLRGIVKHLEGLSEEAIMELNLPTGIPIVYELDKNLKPIKPMQFLGDEETVRKAMEAVAAQGKAKK from the exons ATGGCTGCCTACAAACTGGTGCTGATCCGGCACGGCGAGAGCGCGTGGAACCTGGAAAACCGCTTCAGCGGCTGGTACGACGCCGACCTGAGCCCGGCAGGGCACGAGGAGGCGAAGCGCGGCGGGCAGGCGCTGCGAG ATGCTGGCTATGAGTTTGACATCTGCTTCACCTCAGTGCAGAAGAGAGCAATTCGGACCCTTTGGACGGTACTGGATGCCATTGACCAAATGTGGCTGCCAGTAGTGAGGACTTGGCGCCTCAACGAGCGGCACTATGGGGGTCTGACCGGCCTTAACAAAGCAGAAACTGCTGCCAAGCATGGCGAGGCCCAGGTGAAGATCTGGAGGCGCTCCTATGACATCCCACCACCTCCGATGGAGCCCGACCATCCCTTCTACAGCAACATCAGCAAG gaTCGCAGGTATGCAGACCTCACTGAAGATCAGCTACCCTCCTGTGAGAGTCTGAAGGACACTATCGCCAGAGCTCTGCCCTTTTGGAATGAAGAAATAGTTCCCCAGATCAAGGAGGGGAAACGGGTACTGATTGCAGCCCATGGCAACAGCCTTCGGGGCATTGTCAAGCATCTGGAGG GTCTCTCTGAAGAGGCGATCATGGAGCTGAACCTGCCAACTGGTATTCCCATTGTCTATGAATTGGACAAGAACTTGAAGCCCATCAAGCCCATGCAGTTCCTGGGGGATGAAGAGACTGTGCGTAAAGCTATGGAGGCTGTGGCTGCCCAAGGCAAGGCCAAGAAGTGA